The following nucleotide sequence is from Dromaius novaehollandiae isolate bDroNov1 chromosome Z, bDroNov1.hap1, whole genome shotgun sequence.
AGACACATCCTTAGCTGGCATCAGTCAGGAGAGTCCAGCAACGTCAGCAGAGCACTAAGTGAGGAACCGGCTCCATAATCCCTATTTATTACTATTAGTTTAAAAGCCATTCCACCATGTTTCTCAGGAAATTACTACATTTAAAATTTTAGGCCTAGCCAGAAAGATAATCTCTCTACCGTAGAGAATGGGGAAACATAATGAAatgttatattttctttttctattttattttaggcAAGAAATCCTTCAGCATGTTGATGTAATAAAAAATTTTTCTTTGACCAAGAACAGTGTTCGGATTGGACAGCTGATGCACTATGATTACTCCAGCCATAAGTATGTTTTTTCTATTAGCAATAACTTCAGATCACTGCTTCCAGATGTGTCACCGATCCTGAATAAGCATTATAACATTTGCGCTGTGGTTGGCAATAGTGGAATCCTGACTGGGAGTCAGTGTGGACAAGAAATAGAcaaatctgattttgtttttcgTTGCAATTTTGCTCCAACTGAAGCTTTCCAAAGAGATGTTGGAAGGAAAACCAATCTTACAACCTTCAATCCCAGCATCCTGGAGAAGTATTACAACAATCTTTTGACCATTCAGGATcgcaacaacttttttttaagtttaaaaaagctTGATGGGGCCATTCTTTGGATCcctgcttttttcttccacacATCAGCAACAGTCACAAGAACACTGGTTGACTTCTTTGTTGAGCACAGAGGGCAATTAAAAGTCCAGTTGGCTTGGCCAGGAAATATAATGCAACACGTCAACAGGTGGGTATTTTCTCTTGCGTTTAATTTGTCAAAGTATGTATCTCTGTACACATAAATACAACTGTACTTATTTTTCTATTCATGCCTAAACTGCTATGCACTCTCTAGCAAGTTAGGGCCTGGTACTGTTTGCTTTCAGCGCAAATGCAGCTTTGTTATTGCTTCAGCAAGTACTCCGATTATTTCTTTACAGGTTTAAGTGGCACCTGTGCCTTGGGCTGGTTGCTTACCCAGGGGTGTGTTCCACCACCGGACTCTGCTCCTGCCAGGGCTCCCACAAAGACAGAAGGAGCCCGGAGGAGCTGAATGAGATTCTGCATAAGCAAAACATCCCTTATGGAAGAATTTGCATGATGTCTTCCATAAATGATCTCCTCAGCTAGCAAATAGGGATGCTAACAGACGTAACTGCAGAGTGGCCCAAATAAAACCGTAATAAATCATACAAGGATAATGTTGTCAACCTCATTAGCAAATGCACATGTGACCAGGGTTCAATGAATTTACTTACTTGGGTAAAGTGCTACttttcctggtttaaaaaaagcaaacggCAAAAATGCATTCTGAAGGGGGCCACAAGAGGGAATATTGATCAGAGTGTCAGGAGGAATATTCTGCACTCCCGTTTATTACAGACTGACCTAAGCAGCAATCCTTACCTTATTCAGATCATCAGCCATGAGTATTGATGGGCTCCACGCAGTAATTTCTTTCTCTTACAGCAAACCCATCGGTATTATTTCTAGCCTAAACTAACATGCctttattattttcacagatacTGGAAAAACAAGCATTTGTCACCCAAGCGGCTGAGCACAGGTATTCTCATGTACACCCTTGCTTCTGCGATATGTGAAGAGATTCACTTGTATGGATTCTGGCCGTTCGGATTTGATCCCAACACCAGGGAAGACCTCCCCTACCATTACTATGATAAGAAGGGAACGAAGTTTACGACCAAGTGGCAGGAGTCccaccagctgcctgcagagttcCAGCTGCTCTACAGGATGCACGGTGAAGGACTGGCCAAACTCACCTTGTCGCATTGTGCCTAAGAACCGAAATCTCCAAGTGCCAAATCGTTGTCTAAAAAGTGCCCAAAACGGAATTAAACATTCTTCAGATAGaattctaaaaaacaaaaaagctaaaatattttccGTAAGATAAAGATGCTTTTTAATCACCCTTATCACTGCTCATCAGAGGGTTTAAGCATATTTAGCAATGCAGATGCATTTATCAGTCTGTGGATGCTCTTCATGCAGCAGAAAACTtggaatattttgcatttatagaTATGCTTCTAAATATGTTTtaagatattttcatattttagcaTTCCACTAAATGCCTCTAAATCTCCTAATTTTATTGTTCCATTCAGATCAGAATTAGCAACATTAGTTTTAAAAGAATTCGCTTCGCTTGTATATGTTGCTATGAATAGTTCAGCATACGTAGACTGCCATGGGCAATTGAAAAAGCTACTCAGAATTCCGATTTACCATCTCTTCCAAGTTCTTCAGTGTGGATCCTGATGTCTACTGCTTGCACGTTTTCATATTTACTGAACTTTACATTTTTTTGGAATAACATGAAGAAGGTCAAAATATGGCCTGTATCATAGATAGGCATTTATAGTACTCAGAATACTTCAGTGTTTTAATTCAATTTGGGCCAAATCGTAGTCAAAATTAGACCaactgaaatttttttcattCACATCTGTGGGATCCTGTTTGGCCGTTTCgttttaaagttaaaataccaAAACGAGcagtattagattttttttttttttctttttgaggttCTGTTCGGTGCGGCAGAGcaccccggccgcccgccccgtggTCCCGGTGGTCCTCGGGCAGCCTGGCCGGTATCCGCAGGGCgagcggggccgtgcggggccgTGCCCACCCCCGGGTAACCACACACAGCGCCTCGGTCAGCGAATACAGCTGCACCTAGCGGGAACAGCCTAACTGTGAACAGAACGAGATCAAagccaaaagcagtatttttaaaaatctgttcttaaagGGAAGTGAGCGTAACAGGAATGCAGGCAACAAGAAATACAACCACTCGCTAGATTTTCACATTTACATCTCTAAAACCACATTCAGGCGACTTAATGAGTGGCCTCATTTTCAGGTCACAAAGAGACATTCCCTGCAGTCAAAGGAAGACCTAGGTTTTTGAGTACCTTTGAAAATCAGACTATTTGCGAAGAGGACAAATTTTAGGGTCACTTAAAGTTTGAAAATGTGGGCCAATATGTCTCAGGATAAAGGAGTCTgtaaaatagctgtttttcttATTAAAGCAATTATACttaaaagtattttaacatttttatataattcTGTATTACGCTAAGCGAGACCTGACTATACACTGAAAGAAGATGcaaaagtgcatttaaaaatcatacttcaaaattctgcattttcatttttctaagatTCTTTACTTACAAGTAGCTGTAGAAAGCAAGGAAGGAGATCCCTGGTATGATACAAAATCCCGAGCAATGTAGAGTGTCTCCCGGTGCCCGAGGGTGTCCCTGGGCCCCCACGGCTCTGCCAGCCGTTCCCGTTAGGATTAGGCCTGAGCCATTCCCTCCCAGCCCTGGAGCCCGTGCTTAATGCCGCCAGTCTCACCTTGCAACAGCTCCAGAACACCCGATTTCCAGTGCCTGTGGTGCAAGAAATGACTGCATCCTCCACAGGACCAGACTTAGTGTGTTCATGGCAATTGCAGCCGGGAGGGACTTCATCCTGGAAATACCAAGGATTTTAAAGC
It contains:
- the LOC135324752 gene encoding alpha-N-acetylneuraminate alpha-2,8-sialyltransferase ST8SIA3, with amino-acid sequence MRSCKMVRVASVLGLVMLSIALLILSLISYVSLKKDNIFGAPRSAGAGGPRMYMFHAGFRSQFALKFLDPSFVPITNSLTHELQEKPSKWTFNRTAFAHQRQEILQHVDVIKNFSLTKNSVRIGQLMHYDYSSHKYVFSISNNFRSLLPDVSPILNKHYNICAVVGNSGILTGSQCGQEIDKSDFVFRCNFAPTEAFQRDVGRKTNLTTFNPSILEKYYNNLLTIQDRNNFFLSLKKLDGAILWIPAFFFHTSATVTRTLVDFFVEHRGQLKVQLAWPGNIMQHVNRYWKNKHLSPKRLSTGILMYTLASAICEEIHLYGFWPFGFDPNTREDLPYHYYDKKGTKFTTKWQESHQLPAEFQLLYRMHGEGLAKLTLSHCA